One Miscanthus floridulus cultivar M001 chromosome 11, ASM1932011v1, whole genome shotgun sequence DNA window includes the following coding sequences:
- the LOC136491907 gene encoding uncharacterized protein yields MVDPIIGMKRLTKVLMDGGSDLNIMYAKMLDAMGIDQSRIQPTEAPFHAIIPGKQAMPLGQINLPITFGNLTNYRMETLTFEVVGLHWNLPRNLGTVHAMRTVSNYTYLKLKMPGSMWGHHHWHLLLAHL; encoded by the coding sequence atggtcgacccgatcatcggcatgaagcggctcaccaaggtgctgatggatggaggtagcgacctcaacatcatgtacgctaaaatgctcgacgccatgggcatcgaccaatCACGCATTCAGCCGACCGAGGCGCCTTTCCATGCCATCATACCTGGAaaacaggccatgccacttgggcagatcaatctgcccatcacctttgggaatctaaccaattataggatggagacccttaccttcgaggtggtcgggctCCACTGGAACTTACCACGCAATCTTGGGACTGTCCATGCTATGCGAACCGTCTCCAACTACACCTatttgaagttgaagatgcctgggtccatgtggggtcatcaccattggcacctccttctagcgcactTATGA